A single region of the Halorussus gelatinilyticus genome encodes:
- a CDS encoding NUDIX domain-containing protein: protein MVEVRALTTDAVIVLDGEVLLLERDHPPFDGYWVLPGGVVERDETAREACVRETREEVGLDVTVEEFVGLYDDPDRDERGNVSAAYRCTPATDDPPVPREEARQVATFDPTDLPGMGFDNERIVTDALHE from the coding sequence ATGGTGGAAGTTCGAGCACTCACGACCGATGCCGTGATCGTGCTCGACGGGGAAGTACTGCTCCTCGAACGTGACCATCCTCCGTTCGACGGGTATTGGGTGCTCCCCGGTGGCGTCGTCGAACGGGACGAGACCGCACGGGAGGCGTGCGTCCGCGAAACGAGAGAGGAGGTCGGACTCGACGTCACTGTCGAGGAGTTCGTCGGTCTCTACGACGATCCAGACCGCGACGAGCGCGGGAACGTCAGTGCGGCGTATCGGTGTACGCCCGCCACTGACGACCCGCCGGTTCCCCGCGAGGAGGCCCGACAGGTAGCGACGTTCGATCCGACTGACCTCCCGGGAATGGGCTTCGATAACGAACGGATCGTCACGGACGCGCTCCACGAATGA
- a CDS encoding DUF7504 family protein, whose amino-acid sequence MPVDTYCGVDNEDQLSDVADAVSAPTTMLIAGTVDPTEYALGLRLLAHAGSADDTAIIVTTTEGREQVIAHTRDGVVEDEVPSVAVVDTVSEDQYLTAPYADIPTVYMPSAGDLERVVIGLSDLTGTVVPSTGTRHFVIRSLTPLIEGATTERVCRLLERVKGLRVGDGLGIFGIDFTAHDEETMNELTAVVDRLLWVSEDSDGGLQFELRTTRRRL is encoded by the coding sequence ATGCCTGTGGACACCTATTGCGGTGTCGACAACGAGGACCAACTCAGCGACGTTGCGGACGCTGTTTCAGCACCAACCACGATGCTCATTGCGGGCACAGTCGACCCGACGGAATACGCACTCGGTCTCCGCCTATTAGCGCACGCGGGAAGTGCTGATGATACTGCGATCATCGTCACGACCACAGAAGGCCGTGAGCAGGTGATTGCTCACACCCGGGATGGCGTCGTCGAAGACGAGGTGCCTTCGGTGGCCGTGGTCGATACCGTGTCTGAAGATCAGTACCTTACCGCACCGTACGCAGATATCCCCACGGTCTATATGCCCTCAGCGGGGGATCTAGAACGGGTTGTAATCGGCCTATCAGATTTGACCGGGACTGTCGTACCGTCTACGGGAACTCGACACTTTGTCATCCGGTCGCTCACACCACTGATTGAGGGAGCAACTACGGAACGGGTCTGTCGGCTTCTTGAACGAGTGAAGGGACTTCGAGTGGGTGACGGACTCGGAATCTTTGGCATCGATTTTACGGCCCACGACGAAGAGACAATGAACGAGTTGACAGCGGTGGTAGACCGCCTGCTGTGGGTGTCCGAGGATTCTGACGGGGGATTACAGTTCGAACTCCGAACAACGAGACGTCGCCTCTAG
- a CDS encoding MFS transporter — translation MAHEQAEAEGPIDAFRQFFALQRDVLVLSLAMFAFSLGFQMTSRYLPEYIVALGASGFVVGLFGTVGNIISAVYPYPGGAVSDRIGSRYTLTIFGLLSTLGFGFWFLAPAIGTIELAGVSLPPWIWIFVGLFLAQAWKSFGLGATFAVVKQATDPSRLAAGFASTETFRRTAFLIGPVLAAVLIGFHPDFTVNFQYVLGVAVVFGAIGTVVQHFLYDASSDTIGDSFEGLDQIRQDLRDMPEELRPLLVGDTLVRFANGMVYVFFVLVVTRFLSVDVEMTVFVGGFTYPIDLPPEAFFGYLLGVEMVVALLVMAPAAKAAEYVGLKPVVAIGFAVYALFPIVLINTPESTLALILVFAFSGLRFAGLPSHKALIVGPAEQDTGGRVTGMYYLLRNTMVIPSAALGGYLWDFVSPEITFTVASVIGLVGTGYFLLFGKEFDAYR, via the coding sequence ATGGCGCACGAACAGGCCGAGGCTGAGGGGCCTATTGACGCATTCCGGCAGTTCTTTGCCCTCCAACGAGACGTGCTGGTGCTTTCCCTGGCAATGTTCGCCTTTAGTCTGGGCTTCCAGATGACCTCCCGATACCTGCCCGAGTACATCGTCGCACTCGGCGCGTCTGGGTTCGTCGTCGGACTGTTCGGGACGGTCGGCAACATCATCTCGGCGGTCTACCCATACCCCGGCGGCGCAGTGTCCGACCGCATCGGCTCACGGTACACGCTCACGATCTTCGGGCTCCTCTCAACTCTGGGCTTTGGGTTCTGGTTCCTCGCACCTGCCATTGGGACGATAGAACTCGCAGGCGTTTCTCTCCCGCCCTGGATCTGGATTTTCGTGGGACTGTTCCTGGCTCAGGCGTGGAAGTCGTTCGGCCTCGGCGCGACGTTTGCGGTCGTCAAGCAGGCGACCGACCCGTCGCGGCTGGCAGCAGGCTTCGCCAGTACGGAGACGTTCCGTCGGACCGCATTTCTGATTGGGCCGGTGCTGGCAGCCGTCCTCATCGGGTTTCACCCTGACTTCACTGTGAACTTCCAATACGTTCTCGGGGTTGCAGTCGTCTTCGGGGCCATCGGCACCGTTGTCCAACATTTCCTCTATGATGCCAGTTCCGACACCATCGGGGACTCCTTCGAAGGCCTCGACCAGATTCGGCAGGACCTCCGGGACATGCCCGAGGAACTCCGCCCGCTACTCGTCGGCGATACACTCGTCCGCTTCGCAAACGGTATGGTCTACGTGTTCTTTGTCCTCGTTGTCACTCGGTTCCTCAGCGTGGACGTGGAGATGACCGTCTTTGTCGGTGGTTTCACGTACCCGATTGATCTTCCGCCGGAGGCGTTCTTCGGGTATCTGCTGGGCGTTGAGATGGTGGTTGCGTTGCTCGTAATGGCTCCTGCCGCCAAGGCGGCTGAGTACGTGGGACTCAAGCCCGTCGTCGCAATTGGATTTGCGGTCTACGCTCTGTTCCCGATTGTACTTATCAACACCCCCGAAAGCACACTTGCCTTGATACTCGTGTTTGCGTTCTCGGGACTTCGTTTCGCGGGCCTCCCCTCGCATAAGGCACTTATCGTCGGGCCTGCCGAGCAGGATACCGGTGGCCGCGTCACGGGCATGTACTACTTGCTCCGGAACACGATGGTCATTCCGAGCGCGGCGCTCGGCGGTTACCTCTGGGACTTTGTCAGCCCCGAGATCACCTTCACGGTCGCGTCTGTCATCGGGCTCGTCGGCACCGGCTACTTCCTGCTCTTTGGCAAAGAATTCGACGCGTACCGTTAA
- a CDS encoding NAD(P)-dependent oxidoreductase, which translates to MSSQIVVHPEFDRVWPFAADHLHSLWAEQGPVEFTRLDDTDSRDLCQVLPDPQTVTRLVSLGVPISNDCLDQLTALEEAVVYSPSSMYSTDEEIATQLEASGVTVYRQPSEGFWGQSVAEFAVGLTIAGLRRIPQLHKEIITNQEPWDYDPDETPEPGGRGHQFGDDPAFTNGTIAGKRVRIVGVGNIGSRYADFTSSMGATVAAYDPYADEPCFHRSDARKVWRLDELVTNADIFAPMVPLTEETEGLVTAEHINALPSGCLIVLVTRAQVCDMEAVRDRVSADEIALAADV; encoded by the coding sequence ATGAGCAGTCAAATCGTCGTCCATCCTGAATTCGACCGAGTGTGGCCGTTCGCAGCCGACCACCTACACAGTCTCTGGGCCGAGCAGGGACCAGTTGAGTTCACTCGACTGGACGACACCGACAGCCGCGATTTGTGCCAGGTACTTCCAGATCCGCAGACGGTCACCCGGTTGGTCTCTCTCGGGGTGCCTATCTCCAACGACTGTCTCGATCAACTTACTGCGCTCGAAGAAGCAGTCGTCTACTCGCCATCTTCGATGTATTCCACGGACGAGGAGATCGCTACCCAACTCGAAGCGAGCGGGGTAACCGTCTATCGCCAACCGTCAGAGGGGTTCTGGGGCCAGTCGGTCGCCGAATTCGCAGTCGGGTTGACGATCGCAGGCCTTCGCCGGATTCCCCAACTCCACAAGGAGATTATCACCAACCAAGAGCCCTGGGACTACGATCCGGATGAGACGCCCGAACCAGGTGGACGCGGCCACCAGTTCGGTGACGACCCCGCGTTCACCAACGGGACGATTGCAGGCAAACGCGTCCGAATTGTCGGCGTTGGCAACATCGGGAGCCGATACGCGGACTTCACCTCCAGCATGGGAGCGACTGTCGCCGCGTACGATCCGTATGCCGATGAGCCCTGTTTCCACCGGTCAGACGCCCGCAAGGTCTGGCGGCTTGACGAACTCGTGACTAACGCCGACATCTTCGCTCCGATGGTCCCGCTGACTGAGGAGACAGAAGGACTGGTGACAGCCGAGCACATTAACGCACTCCCAAGCGGCTGTCTCATTGTGCTTGTCACTAGAGCACAGGTTTGCGATATGGAGGCGGTGCGTGACCGCGTCAGCGCCGATGAGATTGCGCTTGCCGCGGACGTCTAG
- a CDS encoding DUF7344 domain-containing protein has protein sequence MFDELWNIYRYRLLLAVSDHTPRTEDEFTPESLASDEPDDDDLDGVKTELQNTHLPKLAEHGYIEWDAETQTIWRGPNFEEIAPLLRPVDDHRDELPKGWL, from the coding sequence ATGTTCGACGAGCTGTGGAACATCTACCGCTATCGCCTCTTGTTGGCTGTTTCCGACCATACCCCACGCACCGAAGACGAGTTTACCCCCGAGAGCCTCGCGTCAGACGAGCCAGATGATGACGACCTCGACGGAGTAAAAACGGAGTTACAAAACACTCATCTGCCAAAACTGGCCGAGCACGGCTATATCGAGTGGGACGCCGAGACACAGACGATATGGCGTGGGCCAAACTTTGAGGAGATTGCGCCACTCCTCAGACCGGTGGATGACCACCGCGATGAGTTGCCAAAAGGGTGGCTATAA
- a CDS encoding DUF7344 domain-containing protein has translation MDELEEFLDLVESDTVSVNTLFDVLRAERRRYVLSTLQSHETSMSLTDLAHEVAKRENGEASPTTEAVTRVHASLYHVHIPKLKEANIIEYDQERRIVQHKL, from the coding sequence ATGGACGAGTTGGAGGAGTTTCTTGACCTCGTTGAGAGCGACACCGTGTCTGTCAATACTCTTTTTGACGTGCTACGGGCTGAACGGCGACGATACGTCCTTTCGACATTACAGAGTCACGAGACGTCGATGAGCTTGACAGATTTAGCTCATGAAGTTGCGAAACGTGAGAATGGCGAAGCTTCTCCGACCACAGAGGCGGTCACGCGTGTTCATGCGTCACTCTATCACGTTCATATCCCGAAGCTCAAAGAGGCCAACATTATCGAGTATGACCAAGAAAGACGAATTGTTCAACACAAATTATAA
- a CDS encoding thioredoxin family protein codes for MTEILQFSTPSCGQCPQQAEILQSLAADRPDVQFEKIDATEATAKANEYGVRSVPSTIVLDDDGTVISKFDGLTQANAIENVL; via the coding sequence ATGACCGAGATACTCCAATTTTCGACGCCCTCTTGCGGCCAGTGTCCGCAGCAAGCAGAAATCCTCCAATCGCTGGCAGCAGACCGACCAGATGTACAGTTCGAGAAAATTGATGCGACGGAGGCGACGGCCAAAGCCAACGAGTACGGTGTGCGGTCCGTCCCGTCAACAATCGTTCTTGACGATGATGGAACGGTCATCTCGAAGTTCGATGGTCTGACGCAAGCCAACGCAATTGAGAACGTTCTGTAG
- a CDS encoding helix-turn-helix transcriptional regulator, which translates to MWGTRKKTLLKLVELYGGRVHQAELVDRTGWSKSSVSRHLCELETDGAIARVRIGRGKIVLFPDDPRLDDLSNSDITDR; encoded by the coding sequence ATGTGGGGCACCAGAAAGAAAACCCTCCTCAAACTGGTCGAATTGTATGGTGGGCGGGTACACCAAGCGGAGTTAGTTGATCGCACAGGGTGGTCAAAATCCTCAGTTAGCAGACATCTATGTGAATTGGAAACCGACGGTGCGATCGCCCGTGTTCGAATCGGGCGTGGCAAAATTGTTCTGTTTCCCGATGACCCGCGTCTGGATGACCTCTCGAACTCAGACATCACTGACCGATAA